The Chryseobacterium geocarposphaerae genome window below encodes:
- the hutI gene encoding imidazolonepropionase codes for MKLIGPFKQVITLANLPLRGKLSDEQLEIITDGGILVNNDKIRQLGNFETLKSENQNIEIETVEGEQIVLPAFVDSHTHICFGGNRANDFAMRNAGKTYLEIAESGGGIWSSVQHTRNASEEELLKTLLERIDFLISLGITTIEVKSGYGLDVENELKMLRIIKKAQGKTKATLVPTCLSAHLKPRDFDGNNEEYLQYILTEILPKVKEENLAKRVDIFIEKSAFQPEESKSFLLKTKDLGFEITVHADQFTPGSSRIAVEVGAKSADHLEATIDEDIEFLAQSETVATALPGASLGLGEKFTPARKLLDAGAIVAIASDWNPGSAPMGNLITQASILATFEKLTTAEVLAGMTFRSAFALGLEDRGKLAEGLKADFVTFKTNNFQNVLYNQGSLKVESVYIDGQKV; via the coding sequence ATGAAACTTATTGGTCCTTTTAAGCAGGTTATAACACTTGCGAATCTTCCTTTAAGAGGAAAGCTTTCTGATGAGCAACTTGAAATTATTACTGATGGAGGTATTTTAGTCAATAATGACAAAATCCGGCAACTTGGAAATTTTGAAACATTAAAATCTGAAAATCAAAATATAGAGATTGAAACTGTAGAGGGTGAACAGATCGTTCTTCCCGCTTTTGTAGATTCTCACACTCATATTTGCTTTGGTGGAAACCGTGCGAATGATTTTGCAATGCGTAATGCAGGAAAGACATATCTTGAGATTGCAGAAAGTGGAGGTGGAATCTGGAGCTCTGTTCAGCATACAAGAAATGCTTCAGAAGAAGAATTATTAAAAACTTTACTGGAAAGAATTGATTTTCTGATTTCGCTAGGAATCACAACTATTGAAGTAAAAAGTGGTTATGGTTTAGACGTAGAAAATGAATTGAAAATGCTTCGAATCATTAAAAAAGCTCAGGGAAAAACTAAAGCAACTTTAGTTCCTACCTGTCTTTCTGCACATTTAAAGCCAAGAGATTTTGATGGAAATAATGAAGAATATTTACAATATATCTTAACTGAGATTTTACCTAAGGTAAAAGAAGAAAATCTGGCAAAACGTGTGGATATTTTTATTGAGAAATCGGCATTTCAGCCTGAAGAAAGTAAAAGTTTTTTACTTAAAACGAAAGACTTAGGTTTTGAAATTACTGTTCATGCGGATCAGTTCACACCTGGAAGTTCAAGAATTGCGGTGGAAGTGGGGGCAAAATCTGCAGATCACTTGGAAGCAACGATTGATGAAGATATTGAATTTTTAGCACAATCAGAAACTGTGGCAACGGCTTTACCGGGAGCAAGTTTAGGATTGGGAGAAAAATTTACTCCGGCAAGAAAATTATTGGATGCAGGAGCGATTGTAGCCATCGCAAGCGACTGGAATCCTGGCTCTGCACCGATGGGAAACCTGATTACACAGGCTTCCATTTTAGCTACATTCGAAAAACTAACGACAGCAGAAGTGTTAGCCGGAATGACGTTCCGTTCGGCATTTGCACTTGGTTTGGAAGACAGAGGTAAATTAGCTGAAGGTTTGAAAGCAGATTTTGTAACTTTTAAAACCAATAATTTTCAAAATGTCCTTTATAATCAGGGAAGCTTAAAAGTTGAAAGTGTTTACATTGACGGACAAAAAGTTTAG
- the ruvB gene encoding Holliday junction branch migration DNA helicase RuvB, with protein sequence MPDFLHPDKDNYSREELMQEEQIRPQSFKDFAGQRKTLENLEVFVTAAKKRGGALDHVLLHGPPGLGKTTLANIIANELGVNCKITSGPVLDKPGSLAGLLTNLEENDVLFIDEIHRLSPVVEEYLYSAMEDYKIDIMLETGPNARSVQIGLNPFTLVGATTRSGMLTKPMLARFGIQSRLEYYTIELLSMIIIRSARVLGVKIYEDAAIEIARRSRGTPRIANALLRRVRDFAEIKGNGEIEINITKYALDSLNVDEFGLDEMDNKIMRVMIENFKGKPVGISALATSIAENPETLEEVYEPFLIQEGFIIRTPRGREVTEKAYKHLNIARPKNPGKLF encoded by the coding sequence ATGCCCGATTTTTTACATCCAGACAAAGACAACTACTCCCGTGAAGAGCTGATGCAGGAAGAACAGATTCGTCCTCAAAGCTTTAAAGATTTTGCGGGACAGAGGAAAACTTTGGAAAATCTTGAAGTCTTCGTGACTGCCGCCAAGAAGCGTGGTGGCGCTCTTGACCATGTTTTATTGCATGGTCCTCCCGGTTTGGGTAAAACCACTTTAGCGAATATTATTGCCAACGAATTGGGTGTAAATTGTAAAATTACATCCGGACCAGTTCTGGATAAGCCGGGAAGTTTAGCCGGACTTTTGACAAACCTAGAGGAAAACGACGTTCTTTTCATTGATGAAATTCATCGCCTGTCTCCTGTCGTAGAAGAATACTTATACTCCGCGATGGAAGATTATAAAATAGATATTATGCTGGAAACCGGTCCGAACGCGAGAAGTGTTCAGATTGGCCTGAATCCTTTTACTTTAGTTGGTGCAACGACCAGAAGCGGAATGCTGACAAAACCGATGCTTGCCAGATTCGGGATTCAAAGCAGGCTTGAATATTACACCATCGAACTTTTATCAATGATTATCATCAGGAGTGCAAGAGTTTTGGGTGTAAAGATCTATGAAGATGCAGCCATTGAAATTGCAAGAAGAAGCCGCGGAACCCCGAGAATTGCCAATGCTCTATTGAGAAGAGTCCGGGATTTTGCAGAGATAAAAGGTAATGGTGAAATTGAAATTAACATCACCAAATATGCTCTTGATTCATTAAATGTAGATGAATTCGGATTGGATGAAATGGATAATAAGATCATGCGTGTGATGATTGAGAATTTCAAAGGAAAACCTGTGGGTATTTCCGCACTCGCTACCTCAATAGCCGAAAACCCTGAAACACTGGAAGAGGTTTATGAACCGTTTTTAATTCAGGAGGGATTTATCATTAGAACTCCGAGAGGCCGCGAAGTGACTGAGAAAGCATATAAACATTTAAATATTGCAAGACCTAAAAATCCCGGGAAATTATTTTAG
- a CDS encoding FMN-binding negative transcriptional regulator, translated as MFIPKLYKSEDYNLMKEIIREHSFALLISSVDKIRATHSMMLLNEDDTENIFIETHISKANPQAKALKNGDEVLCDFLGAHAYISSSWYDHVNVSTWNYEAVQIYGKVELMNPEELYHHLDKLTSKYEKFQQCPMMVENMGKEFVEKEMKGAFGLKIIPTEIFIKQKLSQNRKENDFKNIISNLENSDENGKKIAEKMKLLKNNTL; from the coding sequence ATGTTTATACCTAAATTATACAAAAGCGAAGATTACAATCTGATGAAAGAAATTATCCGAGAGCATTCTTTTGCTTTATTAATTTCTTCCGTAGATAAGATTCGTGCCACCCATTCGATGATGTTGCTGAATGAAGATGACACAGAAAATATTTTTATTGAAACCCATATTTCGAAAGCCAATCCACAGGCAAAAGCATTAAAAAACGGAGATGAAGTTCTTTGTGATTTTTTAGGAGCCCATGCGTATATTTCTAGCAGCTGGTACGATCATGTGAATGTTTCTACCTGGAATTATGAGGCGGTGCAAATCTATGGAAAAGTGGAACTGATGAATCCTGAAGAGTTGTATCATCATCTGGATAAACTGACTTCCAAATATGAGAAGTTTCAGCAGTGTCCGATGATGGTAGAAAATATGGGAAAGGAATTTGTTGAGAAAGAGATGAAAGGAGCTTTCGGATTAAAAATTATTCCTACTGAAATTTTCATTAAACAGAAACTTTCTCAAAACAGAAAAGAGAACGATTTTAAAAATATCATTTCAAATCTTGAAAACAGCGATGAAAATGGAAAAAAGATTGCTGAGAAAATGAAACTGTTAAAAAATAATACATTATAA
- a CDS encoding MBL fold metallo-hydrolase encodes MKLYPIQCGKFKLDGGAMFGVVPKSLWEKTNPGDEKNLIELGTRSLLVEDGKKLILIDCGLGNKQDDKFFGHYSLWGDDNLDKNLKKYGFVREDITDVFLTHLHFDHCGGAIEWNDDRTGYRPAFKNAQFWTNENHWQWATEPNAREKASFLKENIIPMQESGQLNFLPLPTTGNYGFAPDLKMDVIFVDGHTEKQMLPVIQYQDKTIVFAADLIPTVGHINQVYVMGYDTRPLLTLEEKGKFLKQCVDNEYLLFFEHDAHNELASLKMTEKGVRLDETFSFNDVFGY; translated from the coding sequence ATGAAACTATATCCAATACAGTGTGGAAAATTTAAATTGGATGGCGGTGCCATGTTTGGAGTCGTCCCAAAGAGTTTGTGGGAAAAGACTAATCCTGGAGACGAAAAAAACCTGATCGAGCTTGGAACACGCTCACTTCTTGTGGAAGACGGAAAGAAATTAATTTTAATTGATTGCGGTCTTGGAAATAAACAAGACGATAAATTCTTTGGACATTATTCTCTTTGGGGAGATGATAATTTAGATAAAAATTTAAAGAAATATGGTTTCGTAAGAGAAGATATTACTGATGTTTTCTTAACGCACCTTCATTTCGACCATTGTGGTGGAGCTATTGAATGGAACGATGACAGAACGGGCTACAGACCGGCTTTCAAAAACGCACAGTTCTGGACCAACGAAAACCACTGGCAATGGGCAACAGAGCCTAACGCGAGAGAAAAAGCAAGTTTTCTAAAAGAAAATATCATCCCAATGCAGGAAAGCGGACAATTAAACTTCTTACCGCTTCCAACGACCGGAAATTATGGCTTCGCACCCGATTTGAAAATGGATGTTATATTTGTTGATGGGCACACAGAGAAACAAATGTTACCTGTCATTCAATACCAGGATAAAACAATAGTTTTTGCTGCTGACTTGATTCCTACAGTAGGACATATCAATCAGGTATATGTGATGGGATATGATACAAGACCTCTTTTGACATTAGAAGAAAAAGGAAAATTCCTGAAGCAATGTGTGGATAATGAATACCTGTTGTTCTTTGAACATGATGCACACAATGAATTAGCCAGTCTTAAAATGACTGAAAAAGGAGTAAGATTGGATGAGACGTTTAGTTTTAATGATGTTTTCGGATATTAA
- the coaE gene encoding dephospho-CoA kinase (Dephospho-CoA kinase (CoaE) performs the final step in coenzyme A biosynthesis.), whose protein sequence is MEELQSETQKAEPEPLSAPKIIGLTGGIGSGKTTVAKFIEEFGFPVYYSDDRAKDIVNDNDALKGKIIELLGNEAYENGVYNRKFVAEKVFNNKDLLQSLNEIIHPAVRIDFEEWVKRQTKYLVFKETALLFELQLNRQCYQSVLVTAEDNIRAKRVMDRDRKTYREVEAVMEKQMPEKDKIKLADYVIYNNTNLEDLKEQTEKIIFSIE, encoded by the coding sequence ATGGAAGAATTACAATCAGAAACTCAGAAAGCAGAGCCAGAACCGTTATCTGCCCCAAAAATAATTGGTTTAACAGGCGGAATAGGCTCCGGAAAAACTACGGTTGCAAAATTTATTGAAGAATTTGGATTTCCTGTATATTACTCGGATGACAGAGCAAAAGATATCGTAAATGACAATGATGCACTGAAAGGTAAAATCATCGAACTTTTAGGTAATGAAGCTTATGAAAATGGTGTCTATAACAGAAAGTTTGTTGCTGAAAAAGTTTTTAATAATAAAGATTTGCTTCAAAGCTTAAATGAAATTATTCATCCTGCGGTCCGGATTGATTTTGAAGAATGGGTAAAGAGACAAACCAAATATTTGGTTTTTAAGGAAACTGCTTTATTATTTGAATTACAACTCAATAGGCAATGTTACCAATCTGTTTTAGTAACTGCCGAAGATAATATCAGGGCGAAAAGGGTTATGGATAGAGACCGTAAAACCTACCGGGAAGTAGAAGCCGTTATGGAAAAGCAGATGCCTGAAAAAGATAAAATAAAATTGGCAGATTATGTCATCTATAACAATACAAATTTGGAGGATCTAAAAGAACAAACCGAAAAAATCATTTTTAGTATTGAATAA